GGGTCCACCATCGCCGCGGGCCTGCTCGACTCGGGCGACCTGTCCGAGTTCGTCAAGGTGCTGCCGCGCGACTACGCGGCCGTGCTCGAGACGCGTCGCCAGGCGGCCGACGAGGGGCTCGACCCCGACGGCACCGTGGTGTGGAACCGCATCCTGGAGGTGACCGGTGGCTGAGCCGCGCACCTCGACCCCGACCACCCGCAACACCCGTACGACCGCGAGCGCCCGCTCGACAGCGAGCACCCGCTCGACGACCACCACGCAGACAGAAGGATCGGAGGTGACCGGTGGCTGACCCCAAGGGCTTCCTCAAGGTCCAGGAACGTGAACTCCCGCCCCGCCGACCGGTCCCCGTCCGGCTGATGGACTGGAAGGAGGTCTACGAGCAGCAGGAGTCCGGCGCACTGAAGCGACAGGCCGGGCGCTGCATGGACTGCGGTGTGCCGTTCTGCCACCAGGGCTGCCCGCTCGGGAACCTCATCCCGGAGTGGAACGACCTGACGTGGCGCGGCGAGGGTCGCCAGGCCATCGAGCGGCTGCACGCGACGAACAACTTCCCGGAGTTCACCGGTCGTCTCTGCCCCGCGCCGTGCGAGTCGTCCTGCGTGCTCGGCATCAACCAGCCGCCGGTGACGATCAAGCAGGTCGAGGTCTCGATCATCGACGAGGCGTACCAGAAGGGCTGGGTCACCCCGCACCCGCCCGAGCGCCTCACCGGCAAGACCGTCGCCGTCGTGGGGTCCGGTCCCGCCGGACTCGCGGCCGCGCAGCAGCTCACGCGTGCCGGGCACACCGTCGCGGTGTTCGAGCGTGACGACCGCATCGGTGGTCTGCTCCGCTACGGCATCCCGGACTTCAAGATGGAGAAGCGGCAGATCGACGCCCGCCTCGCCCAGATGCAGGCCGAGGGCACCCGCTTCCGCGCCGGTGTCGAGATCGGTCGCGACATCACCTGGGACGACCTGAAGTCCCGGTACGACGCGGTCGTCGTCGCCACCGGCGCCACGGTCCCGCGCGACCTGCCGATCCCCGGTCGCGACCTCGCCGGCGTCCACTTCGCCATGGACTACCTGGTCCAGCAGAACAAGGCGAACGCGGGCACGGTCGTCGACAACCAGGTCAGCGCCGAGGGCAAGCACGTCGTCGTGATCGGTGGCGGTGACACCGGCGCGGACTGCATCGGCACCGCACACCGACAGGGCGCCCTGAGCGTGACGAACCTGGCGATCGGCAAGCAGCCGCCGCTCGAGCGTCCGTCGGACCAGCCCTGGCCGATGTTCGCGACGGTCTTCGAGGTCACGAGCGCGCACGAGGAGGGTGGGGAACGACAGTTCCTCGCCACCACGGTCGAGTTCCTGTCGAACGAGGCCGGCGAGGTCCGGGCGCTCCGCGTCGCCGAGACCGAGTACCTCGACGGCCGCCGCGTCCCGAAGGCCGGCACCGAGCGGGAGATCCCGGCCGACCTGGTCCTCATCGCGATGGGCTTCACCGGCCCGGAGACCGACACGCTCGAGCCGCAGCTCGGCCTGCCGACCACGGTCTCCGGCGCGGTGTCCCGCCAGGCCGACTACACCACGAACGAGCCGGGCGTCTTCGTCGCCGGTGACGCCGGCCGCGGCCAGTCGCTCATCGTCTGGGCGATCGCCGAAGGGCGTGCCGCGGCGGCGAAGGTCGACGAGTACCTCGAGGGCTCGACCATCCTGCCGGCCCCGGTCAAGGCGACGGACCGGGCGATCTCGGTCTGATGGTCCGCACCACGTAGGCGAGAGGCCACCAGCACTCGATAGGGTGCTGGTGGCCTCTCGTCGTTCCCGCGAAGCCACTCCACCACACGAAGGAATCCATTGAGACGCGCAAAGATCGTTTCGACGCTCGGACCTGCGACCTCCGACTACGAGGTCGTCAAGCAGATCATCCAGGCCGGGGTCGACGTGGCCCGCCTGAACCTCAGCCACGGTGACTACAGCGTGCACGAGGCCAACTACGTGAACGTCCGCCGGGCCGCCGAGGAGCTGGGCAAGCCCGTCGCGATCCTGGTCGACCTGCAGGGCCCCAAGATCCGCCTCGCGAAGTTCGCCGACGGGCCGCACGAGCTGGCCGTCGGTGACGTCTTCACGATCACGACCGAGGACGTCCCGGGCACGAAGGAGATCTGCGGGACGACCTTCAAGGGCCTGCCGCAGGACGTGAAGCCGGGCGACCCGCTGCTCATCGACGACGGTCGCGTGCGCCTGCGCGTCCTCGACACCGACGGCGTGCGCGTCCGGACCGAGGTCGTCGTCGCCGGCACCGTCTCGAACAACAAGGGCATCAACCTGCCGGGTGTGGCGGTGAACGTCCCCGCGCTCAGCGAGAAGGACGAGGCCGACCTCCGCTGGGGCATCCGGATGGGCGCCGACCTCATCGCCCTCTCGTTCGTCCGGAACGCGGCCGACGTCGAGCGTGCCCACCAGATCATGGACGAGGAGGGCAAGCGTCTCCCCGTCATCGCCAAGGTCGAGAAGCCGCAGGCCGTCGACGCGCTCGAGGAGATCATCGACGCCTTCGACTCGATCATGGTCGCCCGCGGTGACCTCGGCGTCGAGCTCCCGCTCGAGGCGGTCCCGATCGTGCAGAAGCGTGCGGTCGAGCTCTCGCGCCGCATGGCCAAGCCGGTCATCGTCGCGACGCAGATGCTCGAGTCGATGATCTCGTCGCCCATCCCGACCCGCGCCGAGACCTCCGACGTCGCGAACGCGGTCCTCGACGGTGCCGACGCGGTCATGCTCTCCGGCGAGACGAGCGTCGGTGAGTACCCGGTGGAGACGGTCCGCACCATGGCGCGCATCGTCGAGTCCACCGAGGACCACGGCCTCGAGCGCATCGCCCCGCTCGGCACGAAGCCGCGCACCCTCGGCGGCGCGATCACCCTCGCCGCGGTCGAGATCGCGGAGTTCACCGAAGCGTCCTACCTCTGCGTCTTCACCGAGTCCGGTGACTCGGCCCGCCGCATGTCGCGGCTGCGCCACGGTCTGCCGATCATCGCGTTCACCCCGAACGAGGCCACCCGTCGTCGCCTGGCGATGACGTGGGGCGTCCGCTCCTACCTGGTGGACCGCAAGACGCACACCGATGAGCTCTTCTCGCAGGTCGACGACGTCCTCATCGGCAACGGTCTCGCCGTCCCCGGTGACCGGGTCATCGTCACGGCCGGTTCTCCCCCCGGACTCGAGGGATCGACGAACGACCTGCGCGTGCACCGGGTCGGCGACGCGCACGCCGAGGCCGCGCCGGCCTACGTCCGCGACTGAGTCCGGTCCACCGACGGGAGGCCGTCACCCCTCGTGGGTGGCGGCCTCCCGTCGTCCCGGCCGGGAGGCGCTGCCGGCGTCCGACGCGACCCTCGCCTGGGTACCGTGGTCGGCGTCCCGACCGACCGAGCACGCGAGGAGCGTCGCATGGGTGATCCGAGCCTCCAGTCCGCCACCGCGACGCGGTCGCGGGCCGACGTGCAGCGCTGGCGGCGCTACCTGGCGGACGAGCGTGCCGAGGCGGCCGTCTACCGGAACCTCGCGTCACGCCGGTCGGGCGAGGAGCGCGAGATCCTCGTCGCCCTCGCCGAGGCCGAGGGCCGGCACGAGCAGCACTGGCGGGACCTGCTCGGCGACGACGTCGGGCGGCCCCTCGCCGGCAGCCTGCGGACGCGCGTGCTCGCGGCGCTGGCGAAGCGGTTCGGGTCGGTGTTCGTGCTCGCGCTGATGCAGCGGGCCGAGGACCGCTCGCCCTACGCGGACGACGACGACGCCACCGCGCAGATGGCGGCCGACGAGCGGATCCACGGCGAGGTCGTCCGTGGGCTCGCGAACCGCGGGCGCATGCGCTTGTCCGGGACCTTCCGCGCCGCGGTGTTCGGCGCGAACGACGGCCTCGTGTCGAACCTGGCGCTCATCATCGGCATCAGCGCCTCCGGGGCCGACCGGCACGTCGTCCTGCTGAGCGGCGTCGCCGGCCTGCTCGCGGGTGCGCTGTCGATGGGCGCGGGCGAGTACGTGTCGGTCCGGTCGCAACGGGAACTGCTCGACGCGTCGGCCCCGCACCCGGAGGCCCAGCGCGCGGTCGCGGACCTCGACGTCGACGCGAACGAGCTCGCCCTCGTGTACCGCGCCCGCGGCATGTCGGAGGCGGAGGCCGCGACGCACGCGGACGAGGTGCTCGCCACCATGCTCGCGGCCCCGACGACCGGTGGCGTGCCGGTCGTCCGGTCGCGGTCGGCGCTGCCGCGTGCCGCAGCGGGTGAGGCGTCGGACGACCACGAGGCGATTGGCACCGGGACGAGCGCGGCGCTGTCGAGCTTCTGCTTCTTCGCCTCGGGGGCGGTGATCCCGGTGCTGCCGTACCTGGTCGGCCTCGACGGGTGGGCCGCCATCGGGACCGCTGCGGGGCTGGTCGGGCTCGCCCTGCTCGGCACCGGAGCGGTGGTGGGGGTGCTGAGCGGTGCGTCGCCGCTCCGACGTGCGCTCCGTCAGCTCGGGATCGGCCTCGGTGCCGCCGCGGTGACGTACGGGCTCGGGCTGCTCTTCGGGACCGGCCCCGCCTAGCCAGCGGCCCGTGACGGCGAACGGCGGACGGCGGACGGCAGATGCCGGACGGCGGACGGCGGACGGCGGACGGCGGACGGCGGCATCGGCGTACCGATGCCCAGCGGCGGTGCCTGCTGGTCGGCGTCGGGCGTCGGGCGGCGACGCGTGCGGTTCAGCGTCGGGCGGCGGCGCGTGCCGGCAGCAGCAGGAGCGCCGCACTGCCCACGCCGACGAGGGCGATGCCGGCCAGGACGGTGAACACCTCGAGGGCCGTGGTGGGGGCGAGGAGCACGGCGACGCCGCAGAGCACCGACAGCACCCCGCTGACCACCGTCGGGACGCGGGAGGACCCGGGGTGCCCGACCGCCGCGCCGACCAGCGCGGCGATGCCCTCGACGACGAACCCGACCCCGGCGAGGACCGCGTAGACGACCAGCGGCACGGCCGGGTCGACCAGGGCCACGAGTCCGGCGAGGCCGACCAGGACGCCGACGACGCCCGAGGTCCAGCGCCACACCGGCGACGTGCCGTGGCCGCGGGCGGCGGCGAAGACGCGCATCGCTCCGGCGACGACGAGGTACACGCCGAACAGCAGTGCGACGAGGACGAGCGTCGGCCGGGGCCAGACGACGGCGACCACGCCGGCCACCACCGCCACGACGGCGGTGACGATGACGAACGCTCGGAACGTGCGGACGGCACGTGAGTCCACGGGGCTCCTCCCTGACCGATCAGCCGGACCTCCGACCGTACCGCGCGTCGGACGACTCCGTCAGGACCGGCCCGGCCCGGGCCGCCGTCGGCTGCTACGCTGGCTCCGCTCGCGAGTGTGGTGGAATGGTAGACACGGGGCACTCAAAATGCTCTGCCTCTGGCGTGCGGGTTCGAGTCCCGCCACTCGTACTCGGTCCGCGTCGGCTCGGCGCCGGACCCTTCCGGCGGGTTGCCGCGGACGGATCGAGCGTCTAGTAGGCTCTCCGTCGTGAGTGACACAGAAGCAACCGCAGCCGCACCCCGTCGCGTCGTCGTCGCCGAGGACGAGTCGCTCATCCGCCTCGACATCGTCGAGATCCTCCGCGACAACGGGTTCGACGTGGTCGGCGAAGCCGGCGACGGTGAGACCGCCGTGCAGCTCGCGACGGACCTGCGTCCCGACCTCGTCATCATGGACGTCAAGATGCCCCAGCTCGACGGCATCTCCGCAGCCGAGAAGCTGTCGAAGAACCACATCGCCCCGGTCGTCCTCCTCACGGCGTTCAGCCAGAAGGAGCTCGTCGAGCGTGCGACCGAGGCCGGTGCACTGGCCTACGTCGTGAAGCCCTTCACCCCGAACGACCTGCTCCCCGCGATCGAGATCGCCCTCTCGCGGTACCAGCAGATCATCACGCTCGAGGCCGAGGTCGCCGACCTCGTCGAGCGCTTCGAGACTCGCAAGCTCGTCGACCGCGCCAAGGGCCTGCTCAACGAGAAGATGGGCCTCACCGAGCCCGAGGCCTTCCGCTGGATCCAGAAGGCCTCGATGGACCGCCGCCTGACCATGCACGACGTCGCGAAGGCGATCATCGAGCAGCTCAGCGCGAAGAAGTAACGAGCCCCCGCTCGCTCACGCGGAGAGCGCCGCCGGACCTGGTCCGGCGGCGCTCTCCGCGTTCCGGGCCACGGCACGAGCCGGACGGGAGACGCGGCTCAGCCCCGCCGCACACCGTGACCTGGCAGGGTGGAGCCGTGGACGACGTGGTGATCCGTTCCTCCCGGCCGGAGGACATGCCGATGGTGGCCGACCTGCGCTGGCGGTGGAGCGTGGACGAGGACGGACGGGCCGCGTCGGTGACCCGGGACGAGTACCGCGAGGCGATGACCGCGTTCGCCCGTGAGCACGCCGACTCGCACCGCTGTGTCGTCGCGGAGCGCGACGGGACCGTGCTCGGCATGGCGTGGCTCGCGTTGAACGCCCGTCCGCCGATGCCGCACCGGCCGCGGGGGCGCGTCGCGGCCGAGCTGCAGAGCGTCTACGTGCACCCGGACCTGCGTGGCGGGGGTGTCGCGAGGAGGCTCGTCGCCGCCCTGCTCGACGCCGCGGACGAGGCCGGTGCGGAGCGTGTCGTCGTGCACTCGAGCGTCGACGGCGAGACGCTCTACCGCCGGCTCGGGTTCGGGGACGCGCGCCTGCTGCTGCAGCGGCCGCCGGAGGACTGACGTCCCGGCGTCGGCGGAGGAGCGGCCGGGTGCCGCTGACCCGTCGACGCCGGTGGGACGACGCCGGCCGGACGACGCCGGTGGGTCAGCGGGCGTCGCGGATGATGTTGGTGATCCGCACGGTGGAGCAGCGGCGGCCCTCGTCGTCGGTGAGGACGATCTCGTGCGTCGTCAGGGTCCCGCCGAGGTGGATCGCCGTGCAGGTGCCGGTCACGCGGCCGCTCGTGGCGCTGCGCGTGTGCGAGGCGCTGAGCTCGATGCCGACGGCGTAGCGCCCGGGGCCGGCGTGCACGTTCGCGGCCATCGACCCGAGGCTCTCGGCGAGCACCACGTACGCACCGCCGTGCAGCAGGCCGGCCGGCTGCCGGTTGCCCTCGACCGGGATCGACGCGACGGCACGCTCGGCGCTCAGCTCGGTGACGACCATGCCCATCTTGTCGGCGAGCTGACCCAGCCCGATGTCCTGCGCGGTCGCGAGGGCTCCGGTCGCCGCCGGGGCGGTCTGTTCGTCGGTCACGTCGCGATCGGCCTTCCGCGTGGTGGTCCCGCCCGACCGGGCCGCACCCTGTCGGGGGCCGTCGGTAGGCTGTCCGGGTGTCGGACTCCGCAAAGCCTACCCTCATGGTCATCGACGGCCACTCGCTCGCCTTCCGGGCCTTCTACGCCCTGCCGGTGGACAGCTTCGTGAACCGCGAAGGTCAGCACACGAATGCCATCCACGGCTTCATCTCGATGCTGCTCATGCTCCTGCAGCGCGAGAAGCCGACCCACCTGGCGGTCGCGTTCGACATCTCGCGGTTCTCCTTCCGCACGCGGGAGTACGCCGAGTACAAGGGCACCCGCTCGGAGACCCCGGCGGAGTTCAAGGGCCAGATCCCGCTCCTGCAGCAGGCGCTCGAGGCGATGGGCATCACGACCGTCACGAAGGAGGACTTCGAGGCGGACGACATCCTCGCGACCCTCTCCAAGCAGGGCGCCGACCAGGGCTTCCAGGTCTACGTGGTCTCCGGCGACCGCGACTCGATCCAGCTCGTGAACGACGACGTCACGCTGCTGTACCCGTCGGTCCGCGGTGTGTCCGAGCTCACCCGCTACGACCGCGACAAGGTGTACGAGCGCTACGGCATCGAGCCGCACCAGTACCCGGACATCGCGGCGCTCGTGGGCGAGACCAGCGACAACCTCATCGGCATCGACAAGGTCGGCGAGAAGACCGCGGTGAAGTGGGTCACGCAGTACGGCTCGCTCGACGGGGTGCTCGAGCACGCCGACGACATCAAGGGCGTGGTGGGCAACAACCTCCGCGAGCAGAAGGACCGGGCCGTCCGCAACCGCCGGCTCAACCGGCTCGTCACCGACGTCGAGCTGCCCGTCGGGCCGGCCGACGTCGCCCTCCGACCGATGAACGAAGCGGCGGTGCGCGAGCTCTTCGCGACCCTGCAGTTCCGCACGCTCCTGGACCGCGTGTTCA
The sequence above is drawn from the Curtobacterium sp. L6-1 genome and encodes:
- a CDS encoding glutamate synthase subunit beta, which gives rise to MADPKGFLKVQERELPPRRPVPVRLMDWKEVYEQQESGALKRQAGRCMDCGVPFCHQGCPLGNLIPEWNDLTWRGEGRQAIERLHATNNFPEFTGRLCPAPCESSCVLGINQPPVTIKQVEVSIIDEAYQKGWVTPHPPERLTGKTVAVVGSGPAGLAAAQQLTRAGHTVAVFERDDRIGGLLRYGIPDFKMEKRQIDARLAQMQAEGTRFRAGVEIGRDITWDDLKSRYDAVVVATGATVPRDLPIPGRDLAGVHFAMDYLVQQNKANAGTVVDNQVSAEGKHVVVIGGGDTGADCIGTAHRQGALSVTNLAIGKQPPLERPSDQPWPMFATVFEVTSAHEEGGERQFLATTVEFLSNEAGEVRALRVAETEYLDGRRVPKAGTEREIPADLVLIAMGFTGPETDTLEPQLGLPTTVSGAVSRQADYTTNEPGVFVAGDAGRGQSLIVWAIAEGRAAAAKVDEYLEGSTILPAPVKATDRAISV
- a CDS encoding GNAT family N-acetyltransferase; this translates as MDDVVIRSSRPEDMPMVADLRWRWSVDEDGRAASVTRDEYREAMTAFAREHADSHRCVVAERDGTVLGMAWLALNARPPMPHRPRGRVAAELQSVYVHPDLRGGGVARRLVAALLDAADEAGAERVVVHSSVDGETLYRRLGFGDARLLLQRPPED
- the pyk gene encoding pyruvate kinase; the protein is MRRAKIVSTLGPATSDYEVVKQIIQAGVDVARLNLSHGDYSVHEANYVNVRRAAEELGKPVAILVDLQGPKIRLAKFADGPHELAVGDVFTITTEDVPGTKEICGTTFKGLPQDVKPGDPLLIDDGRVRLRVLDTDGVRVRTEVVVAGTVSNNKGINLPGVAVNVPALSEKDEADLRWGIRMGADLIALSFVRNAADVERAHQIMDEEGKRLPVIAKVEKPQAVDALEEIIDAFDSIMVARGDLGVELPLEAVPIVQKRAVELSRRMAKPVIVATQMLESMISSPIPTRAETSDVANAVLDGADAVMLSGETSVGEYPVETVRTMARIVESTEDHGLERIAPLGTKPRTLGGAITLAAVEIAEFTEASYLCVFTESGDSARRMSRLRHGLPIIAFTPNEATRRRLAMTWGVRSYLVDRKTHTDELFSQVDDVLIGNGLAVPGDRVIVTAGSPPGLEGSTNDLRVHRVGDAHAEAAPAYVRD
- a CDS encoding PaaI family thioesterase; the encoded protein is MGMVVTELSAERAVASIPVEGNRQPAGLLHGGAYVVLAESLGSMAANVHAGPGRYAVGIELSASHTRSATSGRVTGTCTAIHLGGTLTTHEIVLTDDEGRRCSTVRITNIIRDAR
- a CDS encoding HdeD family acid-resistance protein, whose protein sequence is MDSRAVRTFRAFVIVTAVVAVVAGVVAVVWPRPTLVLVALLFGVYLVVAGAMRVFAAARGHGTSPVWRWTSGVVGVLVGLAGLVALVDPAVPLVVYAVLAGVGFVVEGIAALVGAAVGHPGSSRVPTVVSGVLSVLCGVAVLLAPTTALEVFTVLAGIALVGVGSAALLLLPARAAARR
- a CDS encoding VIT1/CCC1 transporter family protein yields the protein MGDPSLQSATATRSRADVQRWRRYLADERAEAAVYRNLASRRSGEEREILVALAEAEGRHEQHWRDLLGDDVGRPLAGSLRTRVLAALAKRFGSVFVLALMQRAEDRSPYADDDDATAQMAADERIHGEVVRGLANRGRMRLSGTFRAAVFGANDGLVSNLALIIGISASGADRHVVLLSGVAGLLAGALSMGAGEYVSVRSQRELLDASAPHPEAQRAVADLDVDANELALVYRARGMSEAEAATHADEVLATMLAAPTTGGVPVVRSRSALPRAAAGEASDDHEAIGTGTSAALSSFCFFASGAVIPVLPYLVGLDGWAAIGTAAGLVGLALLGTGAVVGVLSGASPLRRALRQLGIGLGAAAVTYGLGLLFGTGPA
- a CDS encoding ANTAR domain-containing response regulator, with product MSDTEATAAAPRRVVVAEDESLIRLDIVEILRDNGFDVVGEAGDGETAVQLATDLRPDLVIMDVKMPQLDGISAAEKLSKNHIAPVVLLTAFSQKELVERATEAGALAYVVKPFTPNDLLPAIEIALSRYQQIITLEAEVADLVERFETRKLVDRAKGLLNEKMGLTEPEAFRWIQKASMDRRLTMHDVAKAIIEQLSAKK